Proteins encoded by one window of Azospirillum thiophilum:
- a CDS encoding amino acid ABC transporter ATP-binding protein: MALVDIRNVTKSYGSAQVLKGVSLDIEEGEIVTIIGKSGSGKSTLLRCINALERVDSGEILVEGRSVRTDMPDLRGFRQRVGIVFQAFNLFPHLTVERNITLAPVLNKRIAKAEGRALALDVLARVGLADKIDAYPAQLSGGQQQRVAIARCLAMGPQLMLFDEVTSALDPELVGEVLKVMEDMARQGMTMVLVTHEMGFARNVASKIVFMHQGRVWEEGPPAELFANPRTPELQSFIASVR, encoded by the coding sequence ATGGCGCTCGTTGACATCCGAAACGTTACCAAGAGCTACGGTTCCGCCCAGGTGCTCAAAGGGGTGTCGCTCGACATCGAAGAAGGCGAGATCGTCACCATCATCGGCAAGTCGGGCTCCGGCAAATCGACCCTGCTGCGCTGCATCAACGCGCTGGAGCGGGTCGACAGCGGCGAGATCCTGGTGGAGGGCCGGTCGGTGCGCACCGACATGCCGGACCTGCGCGGCTTCCGCCAGCGCGTCGGCATCGTCTTCCAGGCCTTCAACCTGTTCCCGCACCTGACGGTGGAGCGCAACATCACGCTGGCGCCGGTCCTCAACAAGCGGATCGCCAAGGCGGAGGGGAGGGCGCTGGCGCTGGACGTGCTGGCCCGCGTCGGGCTGGCCGACAAGATCGACGCCTATCCGGCCCAGCTCTCCGGCGGGCAGCAGCAGCGCGTCGCCATCGCGCGCTGCCTCGCCATGGGACCGCAGCTGATGCTGTTCGACGAGGTGACCTCCGCCCTCGACCCGGAGCTGGTCGGCGAGGTGCTGAAGGTGATGGAGGACATGGCGCGCCAGGGCATGACCATGGTCCTCGTCACCCACGAGATGGGCTTTGCCCGCAATGTCGCCTCCAAGATCGTCTTCATGCACCAGGGCCGCGTCTGGGAGGAGGGGCCGCCGGCCGAACTCTTCGCCAATCCGCGCACGCCCGAACTGCAGAGCTTCATCGCCTCCGTGCGCTGA
- a CDS encoding alanine racemase, giving the protein MSIFLDALLDSSLDDGIRGVPPGTAPFPLREVGAMGWRPAAGTMALPVLTLDEDAFAANRDLIFAYARRHGVALAPHAKTPMAPQIACALVEAGAWGATVANLQQAAILLRAGVTRLILANEIGGRASGERLGALLAVHPGADLRAFADSPAAVETLAAAARVAGRPLPVLVEVGAGRGGARDRAAVEAILAAVLRHRGLLVLDGVATYEGAVATSDPAETAANIAALLQRTAEAFAAVRALVPERPLLLTAGGSAFFDMVVAGLGPVAAADGNATLVLRSGAIFFHDHGVYERALGALDARRGFACGGAAAADFRPALRLWAEVLTRPEPGLAICGFGMRDASFDQDLPLPLRIHRDGAALPAGDLRVTRLNDQHAFVAVPAGLDLAVGDIIEFGISHPCTCIDRWRVLFGLDAGGRVRTAYRTFFG; this is encoded by the coding sequence ATGAGCATTTTTCTCGACGCGCTGCTCGACAGCAGTTTGGATGACGGCATCCGGGGAGTGCCGCCGGGAACCGCGCCGTTCCCGCTGCGCGAGGTCGGCGCTATGGGCTGGCGTCCGGCGGCGGGCACCATGGCGCTGCCGGTGCTGACGCTCGACGAGGACGCCTTCGCCGCCAACCGCGACCTGATCTTCGCCTATGCGCGCCGTCATGGCGTGGCGCTGGCCCCGCATGCCAAGACGCCGATGGCGCCGCAGATCGCCTGCGCCCTGGTGGAAGCCGGTGCCTGGGGCGCCACCGTCGCCAACCTGCAGCAGGCCGCAATCCTGCTGCGCGCCGGCGTGACGCGGCTGATCCTCGCCAATGAGATCGGCGGCCGGGCCAGCGGCGAGCGGCTGGGGGCGCTGCTCGCCGTCCATCCCGGGGCCGACCTGCGTGCCTTCGCCGATTCCCCCGCCGCCGTCGAGACCCTCGCCGCTGCGGCGCGCGTTGCCGGCCGGCCGTTGCCCGTCCTGGTCGAGGTCGGCGCCGGCCGCGGCGGCGCCCGCGACCGGGCGGCGGTCGAGGCGATCCTCGCTGCGGTCCTGCGTCATCGCGGGCTGCTGGTCCTCGACGGCGTCGCCACCTACGAGGGGGCCGTCGCCACATCCGATCCGGCCGAAACCGCAGCAAACATCGCCGCCCTGCTGCAGCGCACGGCCGAGGCCTTCGCGGCCGTGCGCGCACTGGTGCCGGAACGGCCGCTGCTGCTCACCGCCGGCGGCTCCGCCTTCTTCGACATGGTGGTTGCCGGCCTGGGTCCGGTCGCCGCGGCCGACGGCAACGCCACGCTGGTGCTGCGCAGCGGCGCCATCTTCTTCCACGACCACGGCGTCTATGAACGCGCGCTCGGCGCGCTCGACGCCCGCCGGGGCTTCGCCTGCGGCGGCGCGGCTGCGGCCGATTTCCGCCCGGCCCTGCGCCTGTGGGCGGAGGTGCTGACCCGGCCGGAACCGGGGCTGGCCATCTGCGGCTTCGGCATGCGGGACGCCTCCTTCGACCAGGATCTGCCGCTGCCTTTGCGGATCCACCGCGATGGCGCGGCGCTTCCGGCCGGAGACCTGCGCGTGACCCGGCTGAACGACCAGCACGCCTTCGTCGCCGTGCCGGCCGGCCTGGATCTGGCTGTCGGCGACATCATCGAGTTCGGCATCTCCCACCCCTGCACCTGCATCGACCGCTGGCGGGTGCTGTTCGGCCTCGATGCCGGGGGCCGGGTCCGCACCGCCTACCGCACCTTCTTCGGCTGA
- a CDS encoding amino acid ABC transporter permease, translating to MRSFSLADFLSLFSALQWTAVLVVIALAFGGPLALGLALMRTSASRALRWIAIGFLQLVQGVPLLGLLMFFYFGMPVFLGVEISPLVAVGIAMTVYTASFLGEIWRGGIEAVKHEQWEAAACLGLSGWHQFRYVIAPQAFRMALPPTVGFLVQLIKGTSLASIVGFVELARAGQLVSAATFQPLLVYSIVAAIYFAACLPLTLWARSLEARLNGAR from the coding sequence ATGCGTTCCTTCTCCCTCGCCGACTTCCTGTCACTGTTCAGCGCCCTGCAATGGACGGCGGTCCTCGTCGTCATTGCGCTCGCCTTCGGCGGTCCGCTGGCGCTGGGCCTCGCCCTGATGCGGACCAGCGCGAGCCGGGCCCTGCGCTGGATCGCCATCGGCTTCCTCCAGCTGGTCCAGGGCGTCCCGCTGCTCGGCCTGCTGATGTTCTTCTATTTCGGCATGCCGGTCTTCCTCGGCGTGGAGATCTCGCCGCTGGTCGCGGTCGGCATCGCCATGACGGTCTACACCGCCTCCTTCCTCGGCGAGATCTGGCGCGGCGGCATCGAGGCGGTGAAGCACGAGCAGTGGGAGGCGGCGGCCTGCCTCGGCCTGTCGGGCTGGCACCAGTTCCGCTACGTCATCGCGCCGCAGGCCTTCCGCATGGCGCTGCCGCCGACCGTCGGCTTCCTCGTCCAGCTGATCAAGGGCACGTCGCTCGCCTCCATCGTCGGCTTCGTCGAACTCGCCCGCGCCGGCCAGCTGGTCAGCGCCGCCACCTTCCAGCCCCTGCTGGTCTATTCGATCGTCGCGGCGATCTATTTCGCCGCCTGCCTGCCGCTCACCCTGTGGGCGCGTTCCCTGGAGGCCCGTCTGAATGGCGCTCGTTGA
- a CDS encoding amino acid ABC transporter permease — protein MQTLNFQQLWRYQDQLIDGTLHTLLLTLVAAVIGTAIGVTAASAVRSGPRPVRWAIRGYVELIRNTPSLIQLFVVFFVLPGFGLRMDAFEAAAIALGLYFGAYCTEIVRAGLESIPGSQVEAGQCLGLSRWQVFRHIVLPPALRSVYPAFTSQFVLLLLGTSLASQISAEELFHTGGFIETRTYRSFEVYAVICGIYFALVMIFKLLFAAVGHLAFRWPVRR, from the coding sequence ATGCAGACTTTGAATTTCCAACAGCTCTGGCGCTACCAGGACCAGCTGATCGACGGCACGCTGCACACGCTGCTGCTGACCCTGGTCGCGGCGGTGATCGGCACCGCCATCGGCGTCACCGCGGCGTCGGCGGTGCGCAGCGGGCCGCGCCCGGTGCGCTGGGCGATCCGCGGCTATGTCGAGCTGATCCGCAACACGCCGTCGCTGATCCAGCTGTTCGTCGTCTTCTTCGTGCTGCCCGGCTTCGGGCTGCGGATGGACGCCTTCGAGGCGGCGGCGATCGCGCTCGGCCTCTATTTCGGCGCCTACTGCACCGAGATCGTCCGCGCCGGGCTGGAGTCCATTCCCGGCAGCCAGGTCGAGGCCGGCCAGTGCCTGGGGCTCTCGCGCTGGCAGGTGTTCCGCCACATCGTGCTGCCGCCCGCCCTGCGCAGCGTCTATCCCGCCTTCACCAGCCAGTTCGTGCTGCTGCTGCTCGGCACCTCGCTCGCCTCGCAGATCTCGGCGGAGGAGCTGTTCCACACCGGCGGCTTCATCGAGACGCGCACCTACCGCAGCTTCGAGGTCTATGCCGTGATCTGCGGCATCTATTTCGCCCTGGTGATGATCTTCAAACTGCTGTTCGCCGCGGTGGGGCATCTCGCCTTCCGCTGGCCGGTACGGCGCTGA
- a CDS encoding hydroxymethylglutaryl-CoA reductase, degradative, with product MTSPTRNPARNSRISGFHKKSPAERLAIVADFAGLDAASAARLSDTGNLDLGLADRLVENVVGSMNIPLGIATNMKIDGEDLLIPMATEESSVVAAVCNAARQCYDAGGFTSSMSGTLMIAQIQAVEVADPHAARLRILGRRDEIKAVCDGCDPVLLSFGGGFRDVEVRVLDSQGGPMLVTHLIVDTRDAMGANAVNSMAERLAPHIAEWTGGRVYLRILSNLADRRLARAHAVWPLDQIGGEAVRDGIVSAYHFAAADPYRAATHNKGIMNGVSAVVLATGNDTRAVEAGAHAYAARSGQYGSLTRFEVTADGQLSGSIELPMAVGLIGGATKAHPTAQACLAILGVTSAERLARVIAAVGLAQNFSALKALATTGIQKGHMALHAQNIAMMAGAVGDEIDRVAAILVERGTVRQDVAQAVLGDLRGTGG from the coding sequence ATGACCAGCCCCACCCGCAATCCAGCCCGCAATTCCCGCATCTCCGGATTCCACAAGAAATCGCCGGCCGAGCGGCTGGCGATCGTCGCCGACTTTGCCGGCCTCGACGCCGCGTCCGCCGCGCGGCTGTCGGACACCGGGAACCTCGACCTGGGCCTCGCCGACCGTCTGGTCGAGAATGTCGTCGGGTCGATGAACATCCCGCTGGGGATCGCGACCAACATGAAGATCGACGGCGAGGATCTGCTGATCCCGATGGCGACGGAGGAATCGTCGGTCGTCGCCGCGGTCTGCAACGCGGCGCGGCAATGCTACGACGCCGGCGGCTTCACCAGTTCGATGTCCGGCACGCTGATGATCGCCCAGATCCAGGCGGTCGAGGTGGCCGATCCCCATGCCGCCCGCCTGCGCATCCTCGGCCGCCGCGACGAGATCAAGGCGGTCTGCGACGGCTGCGATCCGGTGCTGCTGTCCTTCGGCGGCGGCTTCCGCGACGTCGAGGTGCGGGTGCTCGACAGCCAGGGCGGGCCGATGCTGGTGACGCACCTGATCGTCGACACCCGCGACGCGATGGGCGCCAACGCGGTCAACAGCATGGCGGAGAGGCTGGCCCCGCACATCGCCGAATGGACCGGCGGCCGGGTCTATCTGCGCATCCTGTCCAACCTGGCCGACCGCCGGCTGGCCCGGGCGCATGCGGTGTGGCCGCTCGACCAGATCGGCGGCGAGGCTGTGCGCGACGGCATCGTCAGCGCCTATCATTTCGCCGCCGCCGATCCCTACCGCGCCGCCACCCACAACAAGGGGATCATGAACGGCGTCAGCGCCGTCGTGCTGGCGACCGGCAACGACACCCGCGCGGTGGAGGCCGGCGCCCACGCCTATGCCGCCCGTAGCGGCCAGTATGGCAGCCTGACCCGCTTCGAGGTGACTGCCGACGGGCAGCTCAGCGGCTCCATCGAGCTGCCGATGGCGGTCGGGCTGATCGGCGGCGCCACCAAGGCGCACCCGACGGCGCAGGCCTGCCTGGCGATCCTCGGCGTCACCAGTGCCGAACGCCTCGCCCGCGTCATCGCCGCGGTCGGGCTGGCGCAGAACTTCTCGGCGCTGAAGGCGCTGGCGACCACCGGCATCCAGAAGGGCCACATGGCCCTGCACGCCCAGAACATCGCGATGATGGCCGGGGCCGTCGGCGACGAGATCGACCGCGTCGCCGCCATCCTGGTCGAGCGCGGCACCGTGCGCCAGGACGTCGCCCAGGCTGTGCTGGGCGACCTGCGCGGGACCGGCGGCTGA
- a CDS encoding transporter substrate-binding domain-containing protein, whose product MPVRLFRTLAAALAVCATVALSAVPSAAKADALQNVLSAGKLRVGVLMDAAPWGFKDAKGEAAGLDIDLARLLAADMGVKLELVQVTGANRIPSLLANKVDVLVAAAGATPERAQQVTFTQPYAAVNLGVYGPKSMATSTDPAELKGHSIGVAKGSTLDIWLTDNAPGAKLVRFEDTPGAIAAYLAGQVETFAENSAIALKVAEDNPGKDVELKFLIRQSPAHVVLRHGEQDLRDWVNTFLFYNRLNGKLGALQMKWFKEKQTLPQM is encoded by the coding sequence ATGCCTGTGAGACTCTTCCGCACCCTCGCCGCCGCCCTGGCGGTCTGCGCCACCGTCGCGCTCTCCGCCGTGCCCTCCGCCGCCAAGGCGGATGCGCTGCAGAACGTGCTGTCCGCCGGCAAGCTGCGCGTCGGCGTGCTGATGGATGCCGCCCCCTGGGGCTTCAAGGACGCCAAGGGCGAAGCCGCCGGCCTCGACATCGATCTGGCCAGGCTGCTGGCCGCCGACATGGGCGTGAAGCTGGAGCTGGTCCAGGTGACCGGCGCCAACCGCATCCCCAGCCTGCTCGCCAACAAGGTCGACGTGCTGGTCGCCGCCGCCGGGGCGACGCCGGAGCGCGCCCAGCAGGTGACCTTCACCCAGCCCTATGCCGCGGTCAATCTCGGCGTCTACGGGCCGAAATCGATGGCGACCTCCACCGATCCGGCAGAGCTGAAGGGCCACAGCATCGGCGTCGCCAAGGGCTCCACCCTCGACATCTGGCTGACCGACAACGCCCCCGGCGCCAAGCTGGTGCGGTTCGAGGACACGCCCGGCGCCATCGCCGCCTATCTCGCCGGTCAGGTCGAGACCTTCGCCGAGAACAGCGCCATCGCGCTGAAGGTCGCCGAGGACAATCCCGGCAAGGATGTCGAGCTGAAGTTCCTGATCCGCCAGTCGCCGGCCCATGTGGTGCTGCGCCATGGCGAGCAGGACCTGCGTGACTGGGTCAACACCTTCCTGTTCTACAACCGCCTGAACGGCAAGCTGGGCGCCCTTCAGATGAAGTGGTTCAAGGAAAAGCAGACGCTTCCGCAGATGTGA
- a CDS encoding ABC transporter substrate-binding protein — protein MLKTVNTLAGTTLAGTAAASLVALLIGAAPASAEIASHRVKLGVLTDMSGFASDSTGRGSVVAAELAAEDFAKELPGVTIEVIHADHQNKPDIGAATARRWLDQDNVDAILDVPFSSVALAVNEVTRKSKAVFIASGPGTTELTGPKCSANTIQWTYDTWALANGTARAVTEAGGKRWFFLTADYAFGHALERDASAVVKALGGSIVGSVRHPPNASDFSSYLLQAQGSGAQIIGLANAVGDTIGSVKQATEFGITGGGQRLAALLMQLSDVAAVGLKDAQGLYLTEAFYWDLNPGTRAFADRFAARMDGRRPTGNQAGVYAGALHYLKAVKAADSTDGTVVAAKMRDLPTDDPLFGKGSVRVDGRAIHDMLFFEVKKPEESKGPWDFYKLVRTIPGPDAFRPLSEGGCPLVTK, from the coding sequence ATGTTGAAGACCGTGAACACGCTGGCCGGCACGACGCTGGCCGGCACGGCCGCGGCGAGCCTCGTCGCACTGCTGATCGGCGCGGCGCCGGCATCGGCCGAGATCGCGTCCCACCGGGTGAAGCTGGGGGTGCTGACCGACATGAGCGGCTTCGCCTCCGACAGCACCGGCCGGGGGTCGGTGGTGGCGGCGGAGCTGGCGGCGGAGGATTTCGCCAAGGAGCTGCCCGGCGTCACCATCGAGGTCATCCACGCCGACCACCAGAACAAGCCCGACATCGGCGCCGCCACCGCGCGCCGCTGGCTGGACCAGGACAATGTCGACGCGATCCTGGACGTGCCCTTCTCGTCGGTGGCCCTGGCGGTGAACGAGGTGACGCGCAAGTCCAAGGCGGTCTTCATCGCGTCCGGTCCCGGCACCACCGAGCTGACCGGGCCGAAATGCTCGGCCAACACCATCCAGTGGACCTACGACACCTGGGCGCTCGCCAACGGCACGGCGCGGGCGGTGACGGAAGCCGGGGGCAAGCGCTGGTTCTTCCTGACCGCCGACTACGCCTTCGGCCACGCGCTGGAGCGTGACGCCTCGGCGGTGGTCAAGGCGCTGGGTGGCTCGATCGTCGGCAGCGTCCGCCATCCGCCCAACGCGTCGGACTTCTCGTCCTACCTGTTGCAGGCGCAGGGCAGCGGCGCCCAGATCATCGGGCTCGCCAACGCGGTCGGCGATACCATCGGCTCGGTCAAGCAGGCGACCGAATTCGGCATCACCGGCGGCGGCCAGCGGTTGGCCGCCCTGCTGATGCAGCTGAGCGACGTCGCCGCCGTCGGGCTGAAGGACGCGCAGGGGCTGTACCTGACCGAAGCCTTCTATTGGGACCTGAACCCCGGCACCCGCGCCTTCGCCGACCGTTTCGCCGCCCGGATGGACGGGCGCCGCCCCACCGGCAACCAGGCCGGCGTCTATGCCGGCGCGCTGCATTACCTGAAGGCGGTCAAGGCGGCCGACAGCACCGACGGCACGGTCGTCGCCGCCAAGATGCGCGACCTGCCGACCGACGATCCGCTGTTCGGCAAGGGCAGCGTCCGGGTCGACGGCCGGGCCATCCACGACATGCTGTTCTTCGAGGTCAAGAAGCCGGAGGAGTCGAAAGGCCCCTGGGACTTCTACAAGCTGGTCAGGACCATCCCGGGCCCCGACGCCTTCCGCCCGCTGTCCGAGGGCGGTTGCCCGCTTGTCACCAAGTGA
- a CDS encoding RidA family protein — translation MITRFQVGSRMSQAVVCHGMVHIAGQVANNRTGSIQEQTRDVLAKIDALLEEAGTDKSKLVAVNVFLPHITDFDAMNEVYDAWIDPANPPARACTEARLADPDLRVEMTALAAL, via the coding sequence ATGATCACGAGGTTCCAGGTCGGTTCGCGCATGAGCCAGGCCGTCGTCTGCCACGGCATGGTCCACATCGCGGGCCAGGTCGCCAACAACCGGACCGGCTCCATCCAGGAGCAGACCCGGGACGTGCTGGCCAAGATCGACGCCCTGCTGGAGGAGGCCGGGACCGACAAGTCCAAGCTGGTCGCCGTCAACGTCTTCCTGCCGCACATCACCGACTTCGACGCCATGAACGAGGTCTACGACGCCTGGATCGATCCGGCCAACCCGCCGGCCCGCGCCTGCACCGAGGCGCGGCTGGCCGATCCGGACCTGCGCGTCGAGATGACGGCGCTCGCCGCCCTGTAA
- a CDS encoding PLP-dependent aminotransferase family protein, with amino-acid sequence MTRVGSIVDRIAGLIGDGLLKPGERLLSVRAGAVEHGVSKNTMAEAYDRLVALGHVEAKPGAGYYVARVRRAAAGQQSAHVAEAVDFVSLLREQLVQSYAVRIGDGRPPPSWMERFEIGGHPRFLAAARGLGPEHGYGSPWGFLPLRERLALTLGERSIKAAPDQILLTQGANHALDLVARQMLEPGDTVLVDSPGYYPLFGKLRLSRIAIVGVQRRHDGPDLDDFAAKAAAHKPKLFFTQSLAHNPTGGSITPAVAHRLLRIADQHGLYVVEDDPFADVLPAASPRLAALDQLERVIYVGTFSKTLSASLRVGYVAAKRPLIDRLCDVKMLTVVSTSDYVERIVYAFIASGQYLRHLRRLKTLIAEHTEKATLALTRIGVRLPPAAPGGYYLWGELPGHIDEVELVRQAAEQGIFLAPGTLFLPARTATAPAMRINIAYADDPRFTAFLGERL; translated from the coding sequence ATGACGCGGGTGGGCAGCATCGTCGACAGGATCGCCGGGCTGATCGGCGACGGCCTGTTGAAGCCGGGGGAGCGCCTGCTGTCGGTGCGGGCCGGCGCCGTCGAGCATGGCGTCTCCAAGAACACGATGGCCGAAGCCTATGACCGGCTGGTGGCGCTGGGCCATGTCGAGGCCAAGCCGGGGGCCGGCTATTACGTCGCCCGAGTCCGCCGCGCGGCGGCCGGCCAGCAGTCGGCCCATGTCGCCGAGGCGGTGGATTTCGTGTCGCTGCTGCGCGAGCAGCTGGTGCAGAGCTACGCCGTGCGGATCGGCGACGGCCGGCCGCCGCCCTCCTGGATGGAGCGCTTCGAGATCGGCGGCCATCCGCGCTTCCTGGCGGCGGCCCGAGGCCTGGGGCCGGAGCACGGCTACGGCTCGCCCTGGGGATTCCTGCCGCTGCGCGAGCGGCTGGCGCTGACGCTGGGCGAACGGTCGATCAAGGCAGCACCCGACCAGATCCTGCTGACCCAGGGCGCCAACCACGCCCTCGACCTCGTCGCCCGCCAGATGTTGGAGCCGGGGGACACCGTGCTGGTCGACAGCCCCGGCTACTATCCGCTGTTCGGCAAGCTCCGGCTGTCGCGCATCGCCATCGTCGGCGTCCAGCGGCGCCATGACGGCCCCGATCTCGACGATTTCGCCGCCAAGGCAGCCGCCCACAAACCGAAACTGTTCTTCACCCAGTCGCTGGCGCACAACCCGACCGGCGGCTCGATCACGCCGGCCGTCGCCCACCGGCTGCTGCGGATCGCCGACCAGCATGGCCTCTACGTCGTCGAGGATGATCCCTTCGCCGACGTCCTGCCCGCCGCCAGCCCCAGGCTCGCCGCGCTCGACCAGCTGGAGCGGGTCATCTATGTCGGCACCTTCTCCAAGACCCTGTCGGCCAGCCTGCGCGTCGGCTATGTCGCGGCGAAACGCCCGCTGATCGACCGGCTGTGCGACGTGAAGATGCTGACCGTGGTCAGCACCTCCGACTATGTCGAGCGGATCGTCTACGCCTTCATCGCGTCGGGCCAGTATCTGCGCCATCTGCGCCGGCTGAAGACGCTGATCGCGGAGCATACGGAAAAGGCGACGCTGGCGCTCACCCGCATCGGGGTCCGGCTGCCGCCGGCCGCCCCCGGCGGCTATTACCTGTGGGGCGAGCTTCCCGGGCACATCGACGAGGTGGAGCTGGTGCGCCAGGCCGCGGAGCAGGGAATCTTCCTGGCGCCCGGCACGCTGTTCCTGCCGGCGCGCACGGCGACCGCGCCGGCGATGCGGATCAACATCGCCTATGCCGACGATCCCCGCTTCACCGCCTTTCTCGGCGAGCGCCTATAA